A genomic region of Desulfosarcina ovata subsp. ovata contains the following coding sequences:
- a CDS encoding PEP-CTERM sorting domain-containing protein → MKKFGCFFSVMVFIICFSAVPALCVPLDLSGFMGDATESGGTISFVDDNFQQYYAYSNSSFTVAGDAGILSFNYSLDLEPDDTWDYLTLEIDFSPVITMSTQGSGYQEFDLSAYQGQTIDLAWVLWWGGDMGALGSSATVSNIDLAAANVAPVPEPATILLIATGMCGLPFIKRKKS, encoded by the coding sequence ATGAAAAAATTTGGTTGTTTTTTCTCTGTGATGGTTTTTATTATATGTTTTTCTGCTGTTCCTGCCCTTTGCGTACCGCTCGATTTATCCGGTTTCATGGGTGATGCGACTGAATCCGGAGGCACAATTTCATTTGTGGATGATAATTTCCAACAATATTATGCGTATTCCAATTCATCTTTTACCGTTGCTGGTGATGCCGGTATTTTGTCATTTAATTACAGCTTGGATTTAGAGCCTGATGACACCTGGGATTACCTGACATTAGAAATCGATTTTTCGCCAGTGATTACGATGTCAACACAAGGTAGTGGGTATCAAGAGTTTGACCTGTCAGCCTATCAAGGGCAAACAATTGATTTGGCCTGGGTACTTTGGTGGGGTGGAGATATGGGGGCTCTTGGATCTTCGGCTACCGTCTCCAATATTGATTTAGCCGCGGCAAATGTTGCTCCTGTGCCCGAACCTGCTACTATTTTGCTGATCGCTACAGGGATGTGTGGGTTGCCCTTCATAAAAAGAAAAAAAAGCTGA
- a CDS encoding PEP-CTERM sorting domain-containing protein (PEP-CTERM proteins occur, often in large numbers, in the proteomes of bacteria that also encode an exosortase, a predicted intramembrane cysteine proteinase. The presence of a PEP-CTERM domain at a protein's C-terminus predicts cleavage within the sorting domain, followed by covalent anchoring to some some component of the (usually Gram-negative) cell surface. Many PEP-CTERM proteins exhibit an unusual sequence composition that includes large numbers of potential glycosylation sites. Expression of one such protein has been shown restore the ability of a bacterium to form floc, a type of biofilm.) yields the protein MMIRIATRTIVLGLLLVFFHTPLHAVMLSDASSWWDYSYTAVDATPGSYTINFDFRSEMSADVPNFTWPDAFFATVYYVDGLSQFDLESSSYDDWDELFSLEYLGPYDNYGSITASALGGDWYHFTATLDNEYNFIIPTFELYDGNFITGDSWVEIENVNVVLDSSPAPVPEPGTMLLMLTGLTGLGAAMKRKKHLSSYK from the coding sequence ATGATGATTAGAATCGCCACTCGCACCATTGTCCTCGGATTGTTACTGGTTTTCTTTCATACACCCCTTCATGCGGTTATGCTTTCGGATGCTTCTTCATGGTGGGATTATAGTTATACCGCTGTCGATGCCACACCGGGATCATACACCATCAATTTTGACTTCAGGAGCGAGATGAGTGCCGACGTTCCGAATTTTACTTGGCCGGATGCCTTCTTTGCCACGGTATATTACGTGGACGGCCTCAGTCAGTTCGATCTCGAATCTTCTTCTTATGACGATTGGGATGAATTGTTTAGTTTAGAATATTTAGGACCATACGACAACTATGGCTCCATTACCGCAAGTGCCTTGGGGGGTGACTGGTATCATTTTACCGCCACCTTGGACAACGAATACAACTTTATCATCCCCACCTTCGAGCTATACGACGGAAATTTTATCACCGGCGACAGCTGGGTGGAGATAGAAAATGTCAATGTGGTTTTAGATTCATCGCCGGCCCCTGTTCCCGAACCCGGAACAATGTTGCTTATGCTTACCGGACTAACCGGGTTGGGCGCGGCGATGAAGAGAAAAAAGCACCTTAGTTCATATAAATAG
- a CDS encoding ISNCY family transposase yields the protein MRLPEQEENRILLERKHAEFTFDKVIQFFRQTISAFPDRRIGTNTSYSIEDAALGAFSVFFTQSPSFLAFQSAMQQTKGKNNAQSLFGLTQIPCTNHIKSLMDEVHPSYVTPVFKYLFDGLEKSGHLDGFRSYDNNLLVAFDGTQYFASNTIHCDNCSRKHHKNGTVTYSHSVVTPVIVAPENNKVIALQPEFITPQDGHDKQDCENAAAKRWIDQYAAEYQPFGITVLGDDLYCKQPICKKLLDQELDFILVCKPDSHKTLYQWLDELDAMQTIETVVEKRWTGKTHEIDTYRFANKLPLRDSENAIDVNWCELTTTLPDGKIVYKNAFATNFEVSKSNVKQIVKDGRARWKVENENNNVLKNRGYNIEHNFGHGNKHLSSLLLTFNLLAFLFHTVLELMDEKYSLVRAELPTRKTFFDDVRALTRYMYFPSWEAMLTFMMRGLEIEYVDTS from the coding sequence ATGCGATTGCCAGAACAAGAAGAAAACCGCATCCTACTTGAAAGGAAACATGCAGAATTCACATTTGACAAAGTGATCCAATTTTTTCGCCAAACTATTTCTGCATTTCCTGACCGGCGCATCGGCACTAATACCAGCTACAGCATAGAAGACGCAGCCCTGGGAGCTTTTTCTGTTTTTTTTACCCAAAGCCCATCCTTTTTAGCCTTTCAATCCGCTATGCAGCAAACAAAAGGCAAAAACAATGCGCAATCACTTTTCGGCCTCACTCAAATTCCCTGTACCAACCACATCAAAAGTTTAATGGACGAGGTCCATCCCTCTTATGTCACGCCCGTGTTCAAATATCTTTTCGACGGATTGGAAAAATCCGGTCATCTGGACGGGTTTCGCTCATACGACAACAATTTATTGGTTGCCTTTGACGGAACGCAGTATTTTGCTTCAAATACAATTCATTGTGATAATTGTAGTCGCAAGCACCATAAAAATGGAACCGTAACCTATTCGCATTCAGTCGTGACCCCGGTGATTGTGGCACCGGAAAACAATAAGGTGATTGCTTTGCAACCGGAATTTATTACCCCCCAGGATGGCCATGATAAACAAGATTGCGAAAACGCGGCAGCAAAACGCTGGATCGATCAATATGCGGCGGAGTATCAACCTTTTGGCATCACTGTATTGGGCGATGATCTATACTGTAAACAACCGATTTGCAAAAAACTATTAGATCAAGAACTTGATTTCATTTTGGTCTGTAAACCCGATTCTCATAAAACCCTTTACCAGTGGCTGGATGAATTGGACGCCATGCAGACCATCGAAACCGTGGTGGAGAAGCGCTGGACCGGCAAAACCCATGAAATCGATACGTATCGCTTTGCCAACAAACTGCCGCTACGTGATAGTGAAAACGCCATTGATGTTAATTGGTGCGAACTGACAACAACCCTGCCCGATGGAAAAATCGTGTACAAAAACGCATTTGCAACCAATTTTGAAGTTTCAAAGAGCAACGTCAAGCAAATTGTCAAAGATGGCCGAGCACGCTGGAAAGTCGAGAACGAAAATAATAATGTTTTGAAAAACAGAGGCTATAATATTGAACACAACTTCGGTCACGGGAACAAGCACCTTTCATCATTATTGCTGACCTTCAACTTGTTAGCCTTTCTGTTCCATACCGTTCTTGAACTGATGGATGAGAAGTACAGCTTGGTTCGTGCTGAGTTACCAACGCGCAAAACCTTTTTTGACGATGTGCGCGCTTTGACGCGATATATGTATTTTCCCAGTTGGGAGGCGATGTTAACTTTTATGATGCGAGGCCTGGAGATCGAATACGTAGACACCAGTTAA
- a CDS encoding HU family DNA-binding protein, whose translation MNKLELIQALKEAANLSKSEATAIVDIFFNEMTNALSNGSNCNYAVQVCTSMAIRSVLRKI comes from the coding sequence ATGAACAAGCTCGAACTGATCCAGGCATTGAAGGAAGCAGCCAATCTTTCCAAATCTGAAGCTACCGCCATAGTGGACATCTTTTTCAATGAAATGACCAACGCCCTGTCAAACGGCAGCAATTGTAATTATGCGGTTCAGGTTTGTACCAGCATGGCAATTCGATCAGTTCTTCGAAAAATTTAG
- a CDS encoding PKD domain-containing protein, giving the protein MGKRGFVWLRLFLTCLVLSLFLISSVSLAVARTDVTSSIVLVKSRLLGNRATGMAYLDVGLRNIGSESIQGPVLAVIDSVSTDQVTVENADGTTDDGKPYYLYDGELGDGSLDVQETSSTIRWYFHNPNNLRFSYTVILLAGPDDETPPALTVTNPLTGSVTSNSTPLITVEYSDDGSGIDVGSFSAEIDGQDATAGFTVSASGADSQIASPLAVGTHQLMVSISDLSGNASSQTLDFEVRASSQPLRYLFSIADNDWIFASPGDGTYVDYYRRSELGVSSFSDLTGLSQVLPDGGDLYFVLKDQVGILQSAADGNNGVYRSNAQLGLADTDQLASLHVGIDGESIFSVQDVSDLLQSEGANTNTFYMSNAQLGLNETALVNCLHVGYDGTIYLCNPDGTIVLRSVGDGTNSTFLTDTALGAPGSILNAFAILPETTPPQLSITHPVDGAFVNTTTPNFTVAFNDTESGIATDSFQAALDGADVSGLFTVTESGASYQVAAGNELSVDSHTLNVSIQDRVGNQSDATSNFNVGVLRAIPGATPTSGTAPLTVHFTADGEDPAGTIQRFRWDFDGNGSYETYDEIARDYNHTYNTPGTYNATLHIWSSTGATTSASIPITVQNNPPTATADIVPSNGEVPLTAQLIGSGSDPDGSIVLYEWDFEGDGTFDWSSATSGNTSHTYTAVGSYQAVFRVTDNDGQTATALAATTVVNTGPPGSPTATAAATPTTGNAPLNVNFNGTATDPNNDVVLYEWDFNNDGTFDWSSATSGSTSYTYTQAGTHVAKLRVTDSTGLTGVDQIPITVNIQTSLSIQSDTVGFFDDIGMSASASSQYSSSYAPSRAIDGNTSTRWQTRRYYTPYYGRDTWFEVAFNLKQRLNGFTARWYSSSYRMSRVRVDVFGENDSLLYSQEMDLTTSPSSVSLPGIDNALRLRLTALTTAHTQYVILNEFYVDSTTMPDAELIPTGTNINSSISADSQVSILVKNTNGDVVRTLVNNEQRSLGGYSDYWDCRDDYGAVVNDGAYYAVMQYIVDGQVRTLDLTNTTGGGRYNPPRSNTGGSTSNPLVFEPFKDEFLPVNFTLSRASEVTLFVGILRYTDTRIKTVTNRMPMPAGAHTIYWDGTDDNGNIAEPPPGNVFVLGIWGYYLPDNAMFMTGGKPVITNVSADPNYYSPFSEKCDSYGNGEGIVLTYDLSEAADNVELRVYSLETGNLLRTAIQNNISAGENTFFWDGKNNNGEYVDIGDYQLGLIATDQQGNASMLKYALTRIDY; this is encoded by the coding sequence ATGGGAAAAAGAGGGTTTGTCTGGCTGCGCTTGTTTTTAACCTGCCTCGTTTTATCACTTTTCTTAATCAGCTCTGTCTCATTGGCCGTTGCCAGAACCGATGTAACCAGCTCCATAGTTCTGGTTAAAAGTCGCCTTTTAGGAAACCGGGCCACTGGGATGGCATACTTGGATGTCGGACTCAGAAACATTGGTAGTGAGTCTATCCAGGGGCCGGTCTTAGCTGTGATCGACAGCGTATCGACGGATCAGGTGACAGTTGAGAATGCCGATGGCACAACGGATGATGGAAAGCCATATTACCTTTATGACGGCGAACTGGGTGATGGCAGTTTAGATGTCCAGGAAACGTCATCGACTATACGGTGGTATTTCCACAACCCGAACAATCTGAGATTTTCCTACACCGTCATCCTTCTCGCAGGCCCAGATGATGAAACCCCACCTGCCCTCACCGTTACCAACCCCCTGACTGGCTCTGTAACCAGCAACAGCACTCCGCTGATCACCGTTGAGTATTCAGACGACGGATCTGGGATAGATGTCGGATCTTTTTCAGCCGAAATCGACGGACAGGATGCAACTGCCGGCTTCACGGTTTCTGCATCGGGTGCCGACAGCCAAATTGCATCCCCGCTGGCAGTAGGGACGCATCAGCTGATGGTCAGCATCAGTGACCTGAGCGGAAACGCCTCCAGTCAAACGCTGGATTTCGAGGTTCGGGCCAGTTCACAACCGCTGCGATATCTGTTTTCGATAGCTGATAATGACTGGATTTTTGCTTCACCGGGTGACGGTACTTATGTGGACTACTATCGGCGAAGTGAATTGGGAGTTTCTTCATTCTCCGACCTGACAGGACTTAGCCAGGTTCTGCCGGATGGCGGCGATCTATATTTTGTGCTTAAGGATCAGGTTGGAATCCTGCAGTCAGCTGCCGACGGCAACAACGGCGTCTACCGCAGCAACGCCCAGTTGGGATTGGCCGATACCGATCAGCTTGCCTCACTGCATGTAGGCATCGATGGGGAAAGCATCTTTTCAGTCCAAGACGTTTCCGACCTGCTGCAATCCGAAGGGGCCAACACGAACACCTTTTATATGAGCAATGCCCAACTCGGCTTGAACGAGACGGCCCTGGTAAACTGCCTGCACGTCGGCTATGACGGTACGATCTATCTGTGCAATCCAGATGGTACTATAGTCCTCCGTTCAGTCGGAGACGGCACCAATAGCACATTTCTGACCGATACCGCATTGGGTGCGCCAGGATCGATTTTAAACGCATTTGCAATTTTGCCTGAAACCACTCCACCGCAACTCTCTATCACCCATCCCGTCGATGGTGCTTTTGTCAACACCACCACTCCTAACTTCACCGTGGCCTTCAATGACACGGAATCGGGAATCGCCACCGATTCATTCCAGGCGGCGCTGGATGGTGCTGACGTGTCGGGCTTGTTTACGGTGACTGAATCCGGGGCAAGTTATCAGGTGGCCGCTGGGAATGAACTGTCAGTGGATTCTCATACGCTGAATGTGAGCATACAGGACCGCGTCGGTAACCAAAGCGATGCTACATCCAATTTCAATGTAGGTGTTTTAAGGGCCATTCCTGGGGCTACGCCTACTTCCGGGACTGCGCCGCTGACCGTTCATTTCACCGCCGATGGTGAAGATCCGGCGGGAACCATTCAGCGATTTCGCTGGGATTTTGACGGCAACGGCAGCTACGAGACTTATGACGAAATCGCTCGGGACTACAATCATACCTACAACACACCTGGAACCTATAATGCCACGCTGCATATATGGAGCAGCACGGGCGCGACAACCTCGGCAAGCATTCCCATTACGGTGCAAAACAATCCACCGACGGCAACTGCAGATATCGTTCCTTCCAACGGCGAAGTGCCCCTGACCGCTCAACTGATCGGTTCAGGTAGCGATCCAGACGGCAGTATCGTATTGTATGAATGGGATTTTGAAGGTGACGGTACCTTTGATTGGTCTTCCGCAACCTCTGGGAACACCTCGCATACCTACACAGCTGTCGGCAGCTACCAGGCGGTTTTCCGGGTAACCGACAACGATGGCCAGACGGCCACCGCGTTGGCAGCAACCACGGTGGTCAACACCGGACCTCCGGGATCGCCCACGGCAACGGCTGCAGCGACGCCAACCACTGGCAATGCCCCGCTCAATGTCAACTTTAATGGAACCGCAACAGATCCAAACAATGATGTTGTGCTTTACGAGTGGGATTTTAACAATGATGGAACATTCGACTGGTCTTCGGCCACTTCAGGATCCACCTCCTACACATATACCCAGGCTGGTACCCATGTAGCCAAATTGAGAGTGACCGACAGCACAGGGCTAACCGGAGTCGATCAGATTCCGATTACCGTCAATATCCAAACCAGCCTATCGATCCAAAGCGATACCGTGGGCTTTTTTGACGATATCGGCATGTCCGCCAGTGCAAGCAGTCAGTACAGTTCATCATATGCTCCCAGTCGCGCAATAGACGGAAACACATCAACAAGATGGCAGACACGCCGCTATTACACCCCTTACTATGGGCGAGATACGTGGTTCGAAGTCGCTTTTAACCTTAAGCAGCGACTGAATGGATTTACCGCCAGATGGTACAGCTCTTCTTACCGAATGTCGCGAGTCAGAGTCGATGTTTTTGGTGAGAATGATTCACTTTTGTACTCTCAGGAAATGGATTTAACGACCTCACCCTCGTCTGTTTCCTTGCCTGGCATTGATAATGCGCTCAGGCTGCGGTTGACGGCGTTAACAACAGCCCATACCCAATATGTCATCTTAAATGAGTTTTACGTTGACAGCACAACGATGCCAGATGCCGAATTGATCCCTACTGGGACAAATATTAACAGTTCAATTAGTGCTGATTCTCAAGTTTCCATTCTAGTTAAAAATACGAATGGAGATGTTGTCAGGACCTTGGTAAACAACGAACAACGCAGCCTTGGAGGCTACAGCGACTATTGGGATTGCCGGGATGACTACGGCGCCGTGGTCAATGACGGAGCCTACTACGCAGTGATGCAGTACATCGTTGACGGGCAAGTTAGGACACTTGATTTGACCAACACCACCGGAGGTGGACGCTACAACCCGCCGCGGTCAAACACGGGAGGATCTACATCTAACCCTCTGGTTTTCGAACCCTTCAAGGATGAATTTTTACCGGTTAATTTCACCTTGAGCAGGGCATCGGAAGTCACCCTTTTTGTGGGAATCCTGCGTTATACGGATACACGTATAAAAACCGTGACCAACCGGATGCCAATGCCGGCTGGAGCCCATACCATTTACTGGGATGGAACCGATGACAACGGCAATATTGCCGAACCACCGCCAGGAAACGTTTTTGTTCTTGGAATCTGGGGGTATTACCTGCCGGATAATGCCATGTTTATGACCGGCGGCAAACCGGTTATCACCAATGTTTCTGCCGATCCAAATTATTACAGCCCGTTTAGTGAAAAATGTGACTCCTATGGAAATGGGGAGGGAATTGTCTTGACATATGACCTTTCTGAAGCGGCTGACAATGTAGAGTTGAGGGTATACAGCCTGGAAACGGGGAACCTGCTCAGGACGGCTATCCAAAACAATATTTCCGCAGGAGAAAACACCTTTTTCTGGGACGGTAAAAACAATAACGGCGAATATGTCGATATCGGAGACTATCAGCTTGGACTGATTGCCACGGACCAGCAGGGCAACGCGTCCATGTTGAAATATGCTTTGACTAGGATTGATTACTAA
- a CDS encoding HU family DNA-binding protein, with protein MTKAELIEKIAKDADIPKATAKAAFDSALDGIKKGLKKRNSKVTLVGFGTFRNVYRKTRMGRNPQTGEKIKIKGKSVVTFKPSKNLP; from the coding sequence ATGACCAAAGCTGAACTTATCGAGAAAATTGCCAAGGATGCCGACATTCCGAAAGCCACAGCAAAAGCAGCATTTGATTCCGCTCTCGATGGCATCAAGAAAGGACTCAAAAAAAGGAACAGCAAGGTAACCCTGGTGGGATTTGGCACCTTTCGAAACGTTTATCGTAAAACTCGGATGGGCCGTAATCCCCAGACCGGTGAAAAGATCAAGATTAAGGGAAAAAGCGTGGTGACGTTCAAGCCGAGTAAGAACCTTCCATAG